The following are from one region of the Lentimicrobiaceae bacterium genome:
- a CDS encoding cadherin domain-containing protein: MNDRTANSMKNEYKVKLRFIVLTLFLVVFYTSLLFSATVYIDPGYSGTTQNGNIQTPYSSWAQVSFANGNTYLQKRGTTYTTSGKIFVYQKSNITIGAYGSGARPIIISSGGSGTKVVDIGFSQNCTVSDLEIASTGNATTCILIAGASSYNNTIDNCILRNCQWGFRATSGFDKIKLTNTEIHTISDDGVFIQDVTNVEISNCNIHDVNMNWYYVGHSQSQAAGDGIQLLGNCNNFIIHNNIINRSNSGNKFSIIVNSDTPNNATGVITHNIVTTPLSEGDGGAGIYLGAGNNILVEHNTIQGELDGIYNHTPGLKILGNVFQNLPVGVNSLNSTSTIYIANNTFHNVRTQIKGANIHVVNNIFNLTQTGDVAIYKYYPYILTENTNCYSSGQPGNNSIVGNPMFINASAGNFRLQSTSPCINHGSATPMQYDMDNISLPQGNAPDMGAFEYSGGQTSNNPPVINNQTFSINENSQSGTAVGTVTASDPDAGQTLAFTLISGNTNNAFTLNTVNGQLSVANSAALNFESISSFSLTIRVTDNGAGNLSSQATVTVSLNNVNETPVIQNQSFSVIQNTTNGTIVGTIIASDPDLNQTISFAIMAGNTNNAFSVNASNGKLSVSNSAALNPGTFSLTVRATDSGTPALYAQANVTVTVTQQGNQSPVIANQTFGVQGYAPNGTVVGTVVATDPDAGQSLSYSIISGNTSNVFLLNASTGRLTVANSGALTPGNFYLTVRATDNGSPALYAQATITIVVSQQGNQAPLIDNQTFTATAYASNGTVIGNIAAKDPDENQTLTFSIISGNTNNTFSLNSTSGKLTVANSGYMSPGNFNLTVRVTDNGIPALFSQAIVTITVEPTGNQPPVIANQTFNTTANLPNGTFIGTVLASDPDNGQTLRYSITAGNNSNIFALNTTNGKMTVANSGALNPGSYNITVRVTDNGNPALYAQATITIIVSSQSNQPPVITNQSFITAENKSNGSFIGTVLASDPNQGQTLSYSIVAGNISNAFAINTSNGRLSVNNSTALNFEVTQSFGLIVRVTDNGSGNLWSQATVTIKLTDVNEAPEIANQSFTIPENLFNGARVGYVNATDPDAGQSVTFKIISGNTNNAFELAAYTGSLGVKNSAALDFETNPVFNLRVRATDNSSQHLYSDATITVNLTNVNESPFISPGSISIAEFTPVNTEIYRIEPINLNQNLTYSIIEGNTADAFNINTSTGVVSVNNSAALNISENPEFTLIISVTDHENDEYSGTVNLKIAVISDENTGSGVTMAIENIQPENLKIFPNPSPDGIFHIDAEQLTDSYSLQVFDISGKMISLMKFQTATSNTIDLSGQPKGTYFLKISSPNSSFTHKVIKN; this comes from the coding sequence ATGAACGACAGAACTGCTAACTCAATGAAGAATGAATACAAAGTTAAATTGAGATTTATAGTTTTAACCTTGTTCCTTGTAGTTTTTTACACATCACTGCTATTTAGTGCCACGGTTTACATTGACCCGGGATACTCAGGAACTACACAAAACGGCAATATTCAAACGCCCTACAGCTCATGGGCCCAGGTAAGCTTTGCCAATGGTAATACATACCTGCAAAAACGAGGAACGACCTACACAACTTCAGGAAAAATATTTGTTTATCAGAAATCAAACATTACGATTGGGGCTTATGGCAGCGGAGCCAGACCCATTATTATCAGTTCGGGGGGATCTGGTACTAAAGTGGTAGACATCGGGTTCTCACAAAATTGCACAGTTTCAGATCTTGAAATTGCCTCAACGGGCAACGCCACTACCTGCATTCTTATAGCAGGAGCAAGTAGTTACAACAACACCATTGATAATTGTATACTTCGAAACTGTCAGTGGGGGTTCAGAGCAACTTCAGGGTTTGATAAAATTAAACTTACCAATACTGAAATACACACCATTTCAGATGACGGAGTTTTCATTCAGGATGTGACCAATGTTGAAATTTCAAATTGCAACATTCATGATGTAAACATGAACTGGTATTATGTTGGCCATTCGCAATCTCAGGCAGCCGGCGATGGTATTCAATTGTTGGGCAATTGCAACAACTTCATCATTCACAACAACATAATCAACCGCTCCAATTCGGGAAACAAATTCAGTATTATTGTCAACAGTGACACTCCCAATAATGCCACAGGGGTTATAACTCATAATATCGTCACCACTCCATTATCTGAAGGTGATGGCGGGGCAGGAATATATCTGGGTGCAGGAAATAACATCTTAGTTGAGCACAACACCATACAAGGGGAGCTTGATGGTATATACAATCACACTCCGGGTTTAAAAATTCTTGGAAATGTTTTTCAAAACCTGCCGGTTGGGGTTAATTCATTAAACAGCACTTCAACTATTTACATTGCAAACAATACATTTCACAATGTAAGAACTCAAATAAAAGGAGCCAACATTCATGTCGTCAATAATATTTTTAATCTTACCCAAACCGGCGATGTGGCTATTTACAAATACTACCCTTACATTTTAACAGAAAACACCAATTGCTATTCAAGTGGCCAGCCCGGGAATAATTCAATTGTTGGAAACCCCATGTTTATCAATGCATCTGCAGGAAATTTCAGACTACAAAGCACTTCACCCTGCATTAACCATGGTTCAGCCACTCCAATGCAGTATGACATGGACAATATTTCATTGCCGCAGGGAAATGCACCGGACATGGGTGCGTTTGAGTATTCAGGAGGACAAACAAGCAATAACCCACCAGTCATCAACAATCAGACTTTCTCAATCAATGAGAACAGTCAGTCTGGTACTGCTGTTGGAACAGTAACAGCTTCTGATCCTGATGCAGGCCAAACACTTGCTTTTACTTTAATTTCAGGCAACACCAACAATGCTTTCACTTTAAATACAGTCAACGGTCAATTATCCGTAGCTAACAGTGCGGCATTAAATTTTGAAAGTATTTCTTCATTCTCTCTTACCATCAGAGTAACTGATAATGGGGCTGGCAACCTGTCTTCCCAGGCTACGGTTACTGTATCACTCAATAACGTCAATGAAACACCCGTTATTCAAAATCAATCTTTTTCGGTTATCCAGAACACAACAAATGGCACAATAGTGGGAACAATCATTGCTAGCGATCCTGACCTCAACCAAACCATCTCATTTGCAATAATGGCAGGCAACACGAACAATGCATTTTCCGTGAATGCGTCTAATGGCAAATTAAGTGTATCAAACTCTGCTGCATTAAACCCGGGAACATTCTCATTAACTGTAAGAGCTACCGATAGCGGCACACCGGCACTCTACGCTCAGGCAAATGTTACAGTAACAGTAACGCAACAAGGCAACCAATCGCCTGTAATTGCTAACCAAACTTTTGGAGTTCAGGGATATGCACCCAATGGAACAGTGGTTGGAACCGTTGTTGCTACAGACCCCGATGCCGGTCAATCTCTTTCATATTCAATAATATCAGGAAATACCAGCAATGTTTTTCTGCTTAACGCCTCAACCGGACGGTTAACTGTGGCCAATTCAGGTGCGCTAACCCCTGGAAATTTCTATCTGACAGTAAGAGCGACAGACAATGGCAGTCCGGCACTTTATGCACAGGCAACAATAACAATTGTAGTTTCACAACAAGGAAACCAAGCCCCACTTATTGACAACCAGACATTTACTGCAACAGCCTATGCTTCAAATGGGACAGTTATTGGAAATATTGCTGCAAAAGACCCTGATGAAAATCAAACATTAACATTTTCAATCATTTCAGGAAATACAAACAACACATTTTCACTCAATTCCACAAGCGGAAAATTAACGGTTGCCAATTCAGGCTACATGAGTCCGGGGAATTTCAATCTCACCGTCCGTGTAACTGACAACGGTATTCCGGCGCTATTTTCACAAGCCATTGTCACAATTACAGTTGAGCCAACCGGCAATCAGCCTCCTGTAATTGCAAATCAAACATTCAATACTACTGCAAACCTGCCTAATGGAACATTCATAGGAACAGTGCTTGCCTCAGACCCTGACAATGGACAAACGCTGAGGTATTCAATTACTGCTGGCAATAATAGCAACATATTTGCATTAAATACTACAAATGGCAAAATGACAGTTGCCAATTCAGGGGCCCTCAACCCCGGTAGTTATAACATAACAGTAAGAGTAACGGATAATGGAAATCCAGCTCTTTATGCCCAGGCTACAATTACAATAATTGTAAGCTCACAGTCAAATCAGCCACCGGTAATAACAAATCAAAGTTTCATTACAGCTGAAAACAAATCCAATGGGTCTTTCATAGGAACAGTATTGGCTTCAGATCCCAATCAGGGACAAACGCTATCATACAGTATAGTGGCAGGAAACATCAGCAATGCATTTGCCATCAACACCTCCAATGGCAGATTAAGTGTAAATAATTCGACAGCATTGAATTTTGAAGTAACACAATCATTTGGACTTATAGTAAGAGTTACAGATAACGGTTCCGGAAATTTATGGTCACAGGCTACTGTAACAATAAAATTAACGGATGTAAATGAAGCTCCTGAAATTGCAAACCAGAGCTTTACAATCCCTGAAAACCTGTTTAACGGGGCGAGGGTTGGCTATGTGAATGCAACTGATCCCGACGCTGGTCAATCCGTAACCTTTAAGATAATATCAGGCAATACCAATAATGCTTTTGAGCTGGCAGCCTATACAGGAAGTCTGGGAGTAAAAAACTCAGCAGCGCTTGATTTTGAGACAAATCCTGTGTTTAACCTAAGGGTAAGGGCAACCGACAACAGTTCTCAGCACTTATACAGTGATGCAACAATAACCGTTAATCTGACAAATGTAAATGAATCACCCTTCATAAGCCCAGGAAGTATCAGTATTGCAGAATTTACTCCAGTAAATACAGAAATTTACCGGATTGAACCCATCAATTTAAATCAAAACCTGACATACAGCATTATTGAGGGGAATACAGCTGATGCATTTAACATCAACACATCAACAGGAGTCGTATCGGTAAATAACAGTGCAGCTTTAAATATTTCTGAAAATCCGGAGTTTACGCTTATTATCAGCGTAACAGACCATGAAAATGATGAATACTCAGGCACTGTAAACCTGAAAATAGCTGTTATTTCAGACGAAAATACGGGATCGGGAGTAACCATGGCGATTGAAAACATCCAACCTGAAAATCTGAAAATTTTCCCCAACCCTTCTCCTGACGGAATTTTCCATATTGATGCAGAACAGCTTACTGATTCATATAGCCTTCAGGTATTTGACATTTCAGGGAAAATGATTAGCCTCATGAAATTTCAAACAGCAACTTCCAACACAATTGATTTATCGGGTCAACCAAAAGGAACTTATTTTTTGAAAATTTCCTCACCAAACAGTTCGTTTACACATAAGGTTATAAAGAACTAG